One part of the Cyclobacteriaceae bacterium genome encodes these proteins:
- a CDS encoding response regulator transcription factor: protein MNITCLIIDDEQLARELLREYIEQMPNISIVGEASKGKDAVDLIDQLKPDLIFLDVQMPGMTGFDVLDEITHDPHVIFTTAYDQYAIRAFEKNAVDYLLKPIDQERFQLAIKRAVERMKLEQNNVGELLRNIKTENKTSYDSHIFVQKSEKLINLPVEEIMFLEASGDYTILTTKNDQFVSSSGIGKLEEILNPETFIRVHRSTIININFLKEIEKHFNGGMIVKMQSGKSFPVSRTYAKLIRKKVV, encoded by the coding sequence ATGAACATTACATGCTTGATTATTGATGATGAACAACTGGCCCGGGAACTTTTGCGCGAGTACATTGAACAGATGCCCAATATTTCTATTGTTGGTGAAGCCAGTAAGGGAAAAGATGCCGTAGACCTGATTGATCAACTAAAGCCTGATTTGATTTTTCTGGATGTTCAGATGCCGGGCATGACCGGCTTTGATGTGCTGGACGAAATCACGCACGATCCGCACGTGATCTTTACTACCGCTTACGATCAATACGCCATTCGCGCATTCGAAAAAAATGCGGTTGACTACCTGCTTAAACCCATTGATCAGGAGCGTTTTCAATTGGCCATAAAACGTGCGGTAGAACGGATGAAGCTGGAGCAAAACAATGTAGGTGAGCTTTTGCGGAACATAAAAACCGAGAATAAGACATCATACGATTCGCACATCTTTGTGCAGAAATCGGAAAAGTTGATTAACCTGCCGGTAGAAGAAATCATGTTCCTTGAAGCCTCAGGCGATTACACCATTTTGACCACCAAAAACGATCAGTTTGTAAGTTCTTCGGGCATCGGCAAGCTGGAAGAAATCCTAAACCCCGAAACGTTCATTCGCGTGCACCGGAGCACCATTATCAACATCAACTTCCTTAAAGAAATTGAGAAACACTTTAATGGAGGCATGATTGTGAAGATGCAAAGCGGCAAGAGTTTCCCGGTGAGCCGTACATATGCTAAACTGATACGGAAGAAAGTTGTTTAA
- a CDS encoding ATP-dependent Clp protease adaptor ClpS, protein MRNAYQEEVLTDLMEVVETTELMDLVVFNDDFNTFEHVIETLIRVCRHTAEQAEQCTWIIHHKGKCAVKNGTFEFLKPMRDAICEAGIDAKIL, encoded by the coding sequence ATGCGAAACGCTTACCAGGAAGAAGTATTGACCGATTTAATGGAAGTAGTAGAAACTACTGAGTTAATGGATTTGGTTGTTTTTAATGATGATTTCAATACGTTTGAGCATGTCATTGAAACCCTCATCAGGGTTTGCAGGCATACAGCTGAGCAAGCCGAACAATGCACCTGGATCATCCATCATAAAGGGAAATGCGCTGTAAAAAATGGTACGTTTGAGTTTCTGAAGCCGATGCGCGATGCTATTTGTGAGGCGGGCATTGATGCCAAAATTTTATAA
- a CDS encoding histidine kinase, with product MINLEKIPRVWKRAYLLLCLWYLINFTVSAFLEWKLVTPFFFVFWNALYLWEALCICIILILLYSNFLFQFKIYVQIAGHLAGILVFFLLMGSFSYYIKDYVEGYVFFDNWKEHMMGLLRWDGLQFQNQYIITVAVYYIIRYFEGLQRKEQEKGELAIKNREMQLSLLKSQINPHFLFNTLNSINMLVGSSKENARKVITQLSDIFRYALDSHGDQMVKLIHELDFIDNYIKIQQVRFGSRLKFVKQIDFTCLGVKIPPMILQPLVENSVKYGVGPKEEGGTITLIVKRFNNMIFFEVKDDGLGSNAKKVMDGSSSGVGMRNTDQRLRNSFGPGSGLRIRSNEWGYSVSFFIPVPEDEKTPTDTAQPEVDEPETELKSIAG from the coding sequence TTGATTAACCTGGAAAAGATACCCCGTGTTTGGAAAAGGGCCTACTTGCTGTTGTGCCTGTGGTATCTTATTAACTTCACGGTAAGTGCTTTTTTGGAGTGGAAACTCGTTACCCCTTTCTTTTTTGTTTTTTGGAATGCACTTTATCTGTGGGAGGCCCTCTGCATTTGCATTATCCTTATACTGCTTTATTCGAACTTTCTATTCCAGTTCAAGATATATGTTCAGATTGCCGGCCACCTGGCCGGTATTTTAGTTTTCTTTTTGTTGATGGGTTCATTCTCTTACTACATTAAGGATTATGTAGAAGGCTATGTTTTCTTCGACAATTGGAAAGAACACATGATGGGATTGCTGCGTTGGGATGGCCTCCAGTTTCAAAACCAGTATATCATTACGGTAGCCGTCTATTATATCATCCGATACTTTGAAGGCTTACAACGCAAAGAGCAGGAAAAGGGTGAATTGGCGATTAAAAACCGCGAGATGCAACTTTCATTGCTGAAGTCACAGATCAACCCGCATTTTTTGTTCAACACACTTAACTCTATAAATATGTTAGTGGGCTCCAGTAAAGAGAATGCCCGCAAAGTAATTACCCAGCTTTCGGATATTTTTCGTTATGCGTTGGATTCGCATGGCGATCAAATGGTGAAGCTTATCCACGAATTGGACTTTATCGACAACTATATTAAAATCCAGCAAGTGCGGTTTGGCAGCCGGTTAAAGTTCGTGAAGCAAATCGACTTTACTTGTTTGGGTGTTAAAATCCCACCCATGATCCTTCAACCACTTGTAGAGAATTCGGTGAAGTATGGTGTTGGGCCAAAAGAGGAAGGTGGCACCATTACATTAATTGTTAAACGCTTTAACAACATGATATTTTTTGAGGTAAAGGATGACGGCCTGGGCTCAAATGCAAAAAAGGTAATGGATGGAAGTTCCAGCGGGGTAGGTATGCGTAATACCGATCAACGCTTGCGAAATTCGTTCGGGCCTGGCTCAGGCCTGCGCATCCGATCCAACGAATGGGGCTATTCCGTGAGCTTTTTTATACCGGTTCCGGAAGATGAAAAAACACCAACGGATACCGCTCAGCCGGAGGTTGATGAACCGGAGACTGAATTAAAAAGTATTGCAGGTTAA
- a CDS encoding TonB family protein, whose translation MNDYSNDIARYLNGTMSSAERHAFEKKILSDPFLAEALEGAEQLPVEEFTEDVRGLNEELVQPEYAEYTDYAAAPAGMASKSAAAPREARAEIQSSPRTNRWIFFSRIAAGIVVVMVSGYLIWRSTQAIEKPSGLALDKTESAPAPSEESPVALPDEGNVEKDLSSAKTGEAVRQQSTATTPTPPKRKATEEAEAIQAELDDQIKTQPVLSEVKPVDMAPKLELKKEELAATEAPTAVKRDISERKKADANPLAGPSYLIPNTIRGRVTSKEDGSPLPGVNVFIKGSTTGTITDANGEYQIEFSGNTPTLVYSFIGMQSAEVSAGDRKQVDVSMGVDAAQLSEVVVTGYGFSRSEPYAPTVNMAHPENGMRNFRQYLEKNIRYPEEAKANKTQGRVTLEFFIETDGKLTDFTVIKGIGSGCDEELIRLVKEGPKWVPTKKDNTPIRDKVRVRLKFDLPK comes from the coding sequence ATGAATGATTACAGCAACGATATTGCGCGCTACCTGAATGGAACGATGAGCAGTGCCGAACGACATGCTTTCGAAAAAAAGATATTGTCCGATCCATTCCTGGCCGAAGCCCTTGAAGGCGCTGAACAACTACCGGTTGAGGAGTTTACCGAAGACGTAAGAGGCTTAAATGAAGAATTGGTTCAGCCCGAATATGCTGAGTATACCGACTACGCTGCTGCGCCTGCTGGTATGGCCAGCAAAAGTGCTGCCGCCCCGCGCGAAGCAAGGGCTGAAATACAGTCATCGCCCAGAACAAACCGATGGATTTTTTTCAGCAGAATTGCAGCCGGGATTGTGGTGGTTATGGTTTCAGGCTACCTGATTTGGCGCTCCACCCAGGCGATCGAAAAACCATCGGGGCTTGCATTGGATAAAACGGAGTCGGCACCTGCGCCATCGGAAGAAAGCCCTGTGGCCCTGCCTGATGAAGGTAACGTTGAGAAGGATTTATCTTCTGCGAAGACAGGCGAGGCAGTGCGCCAACAATCAACGGCAACAACACCAACCCCGCCAAAACGGAAAGCAACAGAAGAAGCAGAAGCTATCCAGGCAGAACTTGACGATCAAATCAAAACACAACCTGTCCTAAGCGAAGTTAAACCAGTTGATATGGCGCCAAAGCTGGAATTGAAGAAGGAAGAATTGGCTGCTACGGAAGCACCCACTGCTGTGAAAAGAGATATTAGCGAACGAAAAAAAGCGGATGCAAACCCGCTGGCTGGCCCTTCCTACCTTATACCTAATACTATACGCGGCCGTGTAACCTCGAAAGAAGATGGTAGCCCATTGCCCGGTGTAAATGTTTTTATAAAAGGATCAACAACGGGTACCATTACCGATGCCAACGGAGAATACCAGATTGAATTTTCAGGAAATACCCCTACCCTGGTATATTCATTTATTGGGATGCAATCTGCAGAAGTAAGTGCCGGTGACCGAAAACAAGTTGATGTATCCATGGGTGTTGATGCCGCACAGTTAAGCGAAGTAGTTGTTACGGGTTATGGCTTTTCAAGGAGTGAACCTTATGCGCCTACGGTTAACATGGCCCATCCAGAAAACGGTATGCGCAACTTCCGGCAATACCTTGAAAAAAACATTCGTTACCCGGAAGAAGCCAAGGCCAACAAAACCCAGGGAAGGGTAACCCTTGAATTCTTTATTGAAACCGATGGGAAGCTGACGGACTTTACCGTTATAAAAGGTATTGGCTCAGGCTGTGATGAAGAACTCATCCGTTTGGTCAAGGAAGGACCTAAGTGGGTACCTACTAAAAAAGACAATACCCCCATACGCGACAAGGTGCGTGTTCGTTTAAAATTTGACTTGCCGAAATGA
- a CDS encoding DUF4230 domain-containing protein translates to MISRYLKLAIVLIAVGTLAAYVLLVIIPRQTYTTAKAIGKDFREAFQFTPEVKVRNTIVLQQQTAILELAALSQKFQHHYNWKNSWMGSTKQIEISGSFEAKCGFDLNKKFSIVLENDKAIIYLPAPKILSLEPMADLTFRDENGYWNWVNENDRTNAVNAFITDARNFAEQASFIEDTKKVTEEKLRDLLKNHVKEVLFVYEAVIVLPVH, encoded by the coding sequence ATGATTTCACGCTACCTTAAACTCGCCATAGTACTTATTGCTGTTGGAACGCTCGCAGCCTACGTGTTGCTGGTTATCATTCCGCGCCAAACATACACTACTGCCAAAGCCATTGGTAAAGATTTCCGTGAAGCATTTCAATTTACACCCGAAGTGAAAGTGCGCAACACCATTGTGCTGCAACAGCAGACGGCCATATTGGAGCTGGCTGCTTTGTCGCAAAAATTTCAACACCATTATAACTGGAAAAATTCGTGGATGGGAAGCACCAAGCAAATTGAAATTTCAGGATCGTTTGAAGCCAAATGTGGTTTCGATCTTAACAAGAAATTCTCCATTGTTCTTGAAAACGATAAAGCCATTATTTATCTGCCGGCCCCAAAAATTTTGTCGCTTGAGCCTATGGCCGACTTAACCTTTAGGGACGAAAACGGTTACTGGAATTGGGTGAACGAAAACGACAGAACGAATGCTGTAAACGCTTTTATTACAGATGCCAGAAATTTTGCTGAACAAGCTTCGTTTATAGAGGACACAAAAAAAGTCACGGAAGAAAAGCTTCGTGACCTTTTAAAAAACCATGTTAAAGAAGTGCTCTTTGTGTACGAAGCGGTTATTGTTCTGCCTGTACACTAA
- a CDS encoding pyridoxal phosphate-dependent aminotransferase: protein MTQLSNRLNAFEESATLAMAAKAREFKNRGIDVISLSLGEPDFKTPSHICEAAKKAIDEGKYFAYPPVAGYQDLREALAAKYQKENNIPYKAENIVVSNGAKQSIANAMLAILNPGDEVIIFSPYWVSYDALVRLAEAKPVLVKGSIENDFKVTASQVQRAITPKTRIIIFSSPCNPTGSVFLRSELEAIADVVRKHENILVIADEIYEHINFTGEHVSFASLPGMFERTITVNGFAKGFAMTGWRVGYVGGPKWIADGCNKMQGQLTSANCSIAQRAAYAAITQDLAPTLAMVEEYKKRREIVYDLLKEIPGIKSNYPQGAFYFFPDVSFYYGKSDGERTIKNGEDFCMYMLEKAHVSLVPGGAFGEEKCVRLSYAASEKDLREALKRIKNALADLR, encoded by the coding sequence ATGACCCAACTTTCCAACCGGTTAAACGCTTTCGAAGAATCGGCAACCCTGGCGATGGCCGCCAAAGCCCGCGAATTCAAAAACCGTGGCATTGATGTGATTAGCCTAAGCTTAGGTGAGCCCGACTTCAAAACCCCATCGCACATTTGTGAGGCAGCCAAAAAGGCCATTGATGAAGGAAAATACTTTGCCTACCCGCCTGTAGCCGGTTATCAGGATTTGCGCGAAGCGCTTGCAGCTAAGTACCAGAAAGAAAACAATATTCCTTACAAAGCAGAAAATATTGTGGTGTCGAACGGTGCCAAGCAATCAATAGCAAACGCCATGCTGGCCATTCTTAACCCGGGCGATGAGGTAATTATATTTTCTCCCTATTGGGTTAGCTACGATGCATTAGTGCGCCTGGCGGAGGCAAAACCTGTTTTGGTAAAAGGAAGTATTGAAAATGATTTTAAAGTAACAGCATCACAGGTCCAACGAGCCATTACCCCCAAAACCCGGATTATTATTTTTTCATCACCGTGTAATCCTACCGGTTCGGTTTTTTTGCGTTCGGAGTTAGAAGCAATTGCCGATGTTGTGCGGAAGCATGAAAACATATTGGTAATTGCCGATGAGATATATGAGCACATAAATTTTACGGGCGAACATGTAAGTTTTGCTTCGTTGCCGGGAATGTTTGAACGAACCATTACGGTAAACGGGTTTGCTAAAGGTTTTGCCATGACCGGTTGGCGCGTAGGGTATGTTGGCGGGCCAAAATGGATAGCCGATGGCTGCAATAAAATGCAGGGCCAGCTTACTTCTGCTAATTGTTCAATAGCCCAACGGGCAGCGTATGCAGCAATCACACAGGATCTTGCACCTACATTGGCCATGGTTGAGGAGTATAAAAAACGCAGGGAAATTGTTTATGACCTGTTAAAGGAAATTCCAGGAATCAAATCCAATTACCCGCAAGGGGCGTTTTACTTTTTTCCGGATGTTAGTTTCTATTATGGAAAATCGGATGGTGAGCGAACCATTAAAAATGGCGAGGATTTCTGTATGTATATGCTCGAGAAAGCTCACGTATCGTTAGTGCCCGGGGGTGCCTTTGGTGAAGAAAAATGTGTTCGGCTTTCGTATGCTGCATCGGAAAAGGATTTGCGCGAAGCTTTGAAAAGGATAAAGAATGCGCTTGCCGATCTTCGTTAG
- the recR gene encoding recombination mediator RecR codes for MDYPSKLIEEAVNQVSKLPGIGKKTALRLVLHLIKEKEESTLALTEALNQLRSRIQFCKHCHNISDAEVCSICASHKRDRSTVCVVENTNDVMAIENTAQYRGLYHVLGGVISPINGIGPSELKIDSLLSRLNHGQSEVKELILALSPTMEGDTTSFYIHRRIKDMPVKVSVIARGIPIGGDLEYADEITLGRSITGRTLFN; via the coding sequence GTGGATTATCCGTCAAAGTTGATTGAGGAGGCAGTAAACCAGGTTTCAAAACTCCCTGGCATTGGAAAAAAGACAGCGCTTCGCCTGGTGTTGCACCTTATCAAGGAGAAAGAAGAGAGCACACTTGCGTTGACTGAGGCATTAAATCAATTACGGTCGCGCATTCAATTCTGTAAGCATTGCCATAATATTTCCGATGCAGAGGTGTGCAGCATTTGCGCAAGCCATAAACGCGATCGCTCTACGGTGTGCGTTGTTGAAAATACAAACGATGTAATGGCCATTGAAAATACGGCACAGTACCGTGGCTTGTACCATGTACTGGGTGGGGTTATATCGCCCATTAATGGCATAGGCCCATCGGAACTTAAAATTGATTCCTTGTTGAGTCGGCTCAACCATGGTCAATCGGAAGTAAAGGAACTTATACTGGCTTTAAGCCCTACCATGGAAGGCGACACCACCTCTTTTTATATCCACAGACGAATAAAGGATATGCCGGTTAAGGTTAGTGTGATTGCGCGGGGCATACCCATTGGCGGAGACCTGGAATATGCCGATGAAATTACCTTAGGCAGGAGCATAACCGGAAGGACACTTTTCAATTAA
- a CDS encoding carboxypeptidase-like regulatory domain-containing protein, whose amino-acid sequence MRYALIVIAMLVFVLESVAQKITISGVAVDKETREPLPFASIGIQGKSIGTITNLQGEFDFHIPPEYRNEIVVISMLGYVNFEAPVWTLSANTTFELSKSTTVLNEVVVTDSLSGGDILRIALSRIEKNYPMKPFMMEGFYRDVKKVASTHISLLEAAVKIYDEDYAEPRNKYKLRERVRLMEVRKSLGYESRFTAYFDQDNLLEDLLLHNNIRYRQIEAREEMYNAMSRLADSYYNGHEIYVIAHTKDYLLKIFVDKQDYSIIHLEFETGSSNELVGKKKKLVSRFAGLRKTIDFRPVDGKMYLSYMSITSKVTWHDIKTDELKFETELFQQLLINEVKPNTSERIGGTEKMRNYGLQYQDQPYNKTFWDNYNVIKDTPLDKKILEDLEKAGPLQKQFEGYNN is encoded by the coding sequence ATGAGATACGCGTTGATAGTAATTGCCATGCTGGTTTTTGTGCTGGAAAGCGTGGCGCAGAAAATAACCATTTCGGGGGTAGCGGTGGATAAAGAAACCCGTGAGCCGCTGCCCTTCGCCTCCATTGGCATACAGGGTAAATCCATTGGCACCATCACCAACCTGCAAGGTGAGTTCGATTTTCACATTCCCCCTGAATACCGAAACGAAATAGTAGTGATCAGCATGTTGGGTTATGTTAATTTTGAGGCACCGGTATGGACGCTCTCCGCTAATACCACTTTTGAACTGTCTAAGTCAACCACGGTGCTGAACGAAGTTGTGGTAACCGATTCGCTCTCGGGTGGCGACATCCTGCGGATTGCGTTGAGCCGGATTGAAAAGAATTACCCGATGAAGCCTTTTATGATGGAAGGATTTTACCGGGATGTTAAAAAGGTTGCCAGCACCCATATTTCGTTACTGGAAGCTGCGGTAAAAATTTATGATGAAGATTATGCCGAGCCGCGAAACAAGTACAAGCTTCGTGAACGTGTTCGGCTGATGGAAGTACGCAAAAGCCTTGGGTATGAAAGCCGGTTTACAGCTTATTTCGATCAGGATAATTTATTGGAAGATCTGCTGCTGCACAATAATATTCGCTACCGTCAGATAGAAGCACGCGAAGAAATGTACAACGCCATGTCACGCCTTGCCGATTCGTATTACAATGGGCATGAGATTTACGTAATTGCCCACACAAAAGATTACCTGTTGAAGATTTTTGTCGATAAGCAAGACTACTCCATTATCCACCTTGAATTTGAAACTGGTTCATCCAACGAATTGGTTGGAAAAAAGAAAAAGCTGGTAAGCCGTTTTGCCGGGTTAAGAAAAACCATCGACTTCCGGCCGGTAGATGGAAAAATGTACCTCAGCTACATGAGCATTACTTCAAAAGTAACCTGGCATGATATCAAAACCGATGAACTGAAGTTCGAAACCGAATTGTTTCAACAATTACTTATCAACGAAGTTAAACCTAATACAAGCGAACGCATTGGCGGCACCGAAAAAATGCGCAACTATGGTTTGCAATACCAGGACCAACCTTACAACAAGACCTTTTGGGATAACTACAATGTTATTAAGGACACCCCCCTGGATAAAAAAATACTGGAAGACCTGGAGAAAGCAGGACCACTGCAAAAACAATTTGAAGGCTATAACAACTAA